The following proteins are co-located in the Nocardia bhagyanarayanae genome:
- a CDS encoding cyclase family protein — protein sequence MSKSVVELSHPISDGMLTYQGLPRPRVTPDISRTRSPLIDMAYEIARVDMVGHTGTYIAAPFHFHAEGGDIAELPLERLFNVPIVVIRAAGMRAVGPDLLGDPARLWGKAVLVHTGWSSRWGSASYQGPGHPFLVGEVADALVAANVALVGIDSLDIDDTSLPTRPCHHTLLGAGIPIIEQMTNLHAVPDLGARLVALPAPVHGTGSFPLRAVAWTDW from the coding sequence ATGAGCAAGTCGGTCGTGGAGCTGTCCCATCCGATCTCGGACGGCATGCTCACCTACCAAGGCCTGCCTCGCCCGCGAGTCACCCCGGACATTTCGCGTACGCGGTCGCCGCTGATCGACATGGCCTACGAGATCGCCCGCGTGGACATGGTCGGCCACACCGGCACCTACATCGCCGCACCCTTCCATTTCCACGCCGAGGGCGGCGACATCGCCGAGCTGCCGCTGGAGCGGCTGTTCAATGTGCCGATCGTGGTGATCCGTGCGGCGGGGATGCGCGCGGTGGGGCCGGATCTGCTCGGTGACCCCGCCCGGCTGTGGGGCAAGGCGGTGCTCGTGCACACCGGGTGGTCCTCCCGATGGGGTTCGGCCTCGTATCAGGGCCCCGGACATCCGTTCCTGGTCGGCGAGGTCGCGGACGCGCTCGTCGCCGCCAATGTCGCGCTGGTCGGCATCGACTCGCTCGACATCGACGACACGTCCCTGCCGACGCGGCCGTGTCACCACACGCTGCTGGGCGCGGGGATTCCGATCATCGAGCAGATGACGAACCTCCACGCGGTGCCCGACCTCGGCGCCAGGCTGGTCG
- a CDS encoding lipase family protein — MALGVVLATTATAAPLYPAPDPDPFYAAPADLAAHRPGDVLDVRELPPLPLFPGAIVRQVEFRSTDSHGTPIAATTTILTPLFNRPDAPLLSYQHFINSLGSQCAVSRRLYDNDVNLSLTTPILNVALQQGWSIALPDHLGPQFALGAARLGGQITLDGIRAAKRLPELGLANSPVGMVGYSGGGIATSWAAALQPTYAPELNLAGAAIGGVPMNLWTMAEALGYDPHPAFGLAMAVAIGLEREYPNRLPLGAHLNPRGLEVRAAMANSCTNELLAIGANTGARDYASNPFFDMPADARAVVEENSLELYPGVPEIPMFEWHSPSDPLIPVGSIANTDRRWCDAGVQLETLRVSVPEHLSAALAGAPAAMTWLDARIKGHPAPRNC; from the coding sequence ATGGCGCTGGGTGTTGTGCTGGCGACGACGGCAACCGCGGCACCGCTGTATCCCGCACCCGATCCGGACCCGTTCTACGCCGCCCCGGCGGACCTGGCCGCACACCGCCCCGGCGACGTGCTGGACGTGCGGGAATTGCCGCCGCTGCCGCTCTTCCCCGGCGCCATCGTCCGGCAGGTCGAGTTCCGGTCCACCGACTCGCACGGCACGCCGATCGCCGCGACAACGACGATCCTCACCCCCCTCTTCAACCGGCCGGACGCGCCGCTGCTGTCGTATCAACACTTCATCAACTCGCTCGGCAGTCAATGCGCGGTGTCACGCAGGCTCTACGACAACGATGTGAACCTGTCGCTCACCACCCCGATTCTGAACGTCGCGTTGCAGCAGGGCTGGAGTATCGCGCTGCCGGATCATCTCGGTCCGCAGTTCGCCCTCGGCGCCGCTCGCCTCGGTGGCCAGATCACCTTGGACGGCATTCGCGCGGCCAAACGACTACCCGAGCTAGGTCTGGCGAACAGCCCGGTGGGAATGGTGGGCTACTCGGGCGGCGGCATCGCCACCTCATGGGCGGCGGCGCTGCAACCGACGTACGCGCCCGAGCTGAATCTCGCCGGCGCCGCCATCGGCGGCGTACCGATGAACTTGTGGACCATGGCGGAGGCTTTGGGCTACGACCCGCACCCGGCCTTCGGACTGGCCATGGCGGTGGCGATCGGCCTGGAACGGGAGTACCCGAACCGGCTGCCGCTCGGCGCGCACCTCAACCCACGTGGCCTCGAGGTCCGCGCCGCGATGGCCAACAGCTGCACCAATGAACTGCTCGCCATCGGCGCCAACACCGGTGCGCGCGACTACGCCTCCAACCCCTTCTTCGACATGCCCGCCGATGCCAGGGCGGTCGTGGAGGAGAACAGCTTGGAGCTGTACCCCGGCGTGCCGGAAATCCCGATGTTCGAATGGCATTCGCCGAGCGACCCGCTGATTCCGGTCGGCTCCATCGCGAACACCGACCGTCGCTGGTGCGATGCGGGGGTGCAGCTGGAAACGCTGCGCGTGTCCGTCCCCGAGCATCTGTCCGCGGCATTGGCCGGCGCGCCCGCGGCGATGACGTGGCTGGACGCCCGGATCAAGGGCCATCCCGCACCGCGCAACTGCTGA
- a CDS encoding DUF7144 family membrane protein → MTGNTSAGNKVPPPEEPFQRQSVAMGISITAASMLLILAVTSILEGISALADDELYVTGTDYVYKLDTTTWGWIHVVLGILALICALGVLFGTAWGRYSALGIAALVILANFLSLPHYPAWSIVVIALSVVVIWALTTWEPELT, encoded by the coding sequence ATGACCGGCAACACGTCCGCTGGAAACAAAGTCCCGCCCCCGGAAGAGCCCTTCCAGCGCCAGAGCGTCGCTATGGGAATATCCATCACAGCCGCAAGCATGCTCCTGATTCTGGCGGTGACCTCGATCCTGGAGGGCATCTCCGCGCTGGCGGACGACGAGCTCTACGTGACAGGCACCGACTACGTCTACAAGCTCGACACGACGACATGGGGCTGGATCCATGTGGTCCTCGGCATTCTGGCGCTGATCTGCGCGCTCGGAGTGCTTTTCGGAACGGCTTGGGGTCGGTACTCCGCGCTGGGGATCGCGGCGTTGGTGATTCTCGCGAACTTCCTGTCCCTGCCCCATTACCCCGCGTGGTCCATTGTGGTCATCGCGTTGAGCGTGGTGGTCATCTGGGCTCTCACGACCTGGGAGCCGGAACTGACCTAG
- a CDS encoding D-alanyl-D-alanine carboxypeptidase family protein: protein MRTFARLLQAVVSGALVVAASHGVVSAPAAGMPHIQLPWLTSEPDGVHASGAVLADGFTGTALWSRQPDTPVPIASITKVMTAVVVIDAGDVDRTITVPQEAIAYCIRHDGSTAGLVPGEVLTARQLLYALMLPSGCDAAYALAEAYGPGQDGFIARMNDIARQMGLAGTHFTDPSGLPIPTDHSNHSTPADLVTLGLRAMRQPVFREIVSAQTHHVPAGPSNREHFWRTTNRLLRDYPGTIGIKTGWTDAAGTCLLFETVRAGIPLIGVVLHSSPHSDVIAKDDAERMLNWAYDPVLSVLPIR from the coding sequence ATGCGAACATTTGCCCGTTTGTTGCAGGCTGTCGTTTCCGGGGCGTTGGTCGTGGCGGCCAGTCATGGTGTCGTATCCGCGCCCGCCGCGGGCATGCCCCATATTCAGTTGCCCTGGCTGACTTCCGAGCCGGACGGAGTGCACGCGTCGGGGGCCGTGCTGGCAGACGGATTCACCGGCACGGCACTGTGGTCGCGACAGCCGGACACCCCGGTCCCCATAGCCAGCATCACGAAGGTGATGACGGCGGTGGTCGTCATCGACGCCGGCGACGTCGACCGGACCATCACCGTCCCGCAGGAAGCCATCGCCTACTGCATCAGGCACGACGGCAGCACCGCTGGCCTCGTCCCCGGCGAGGTACTCACCGCGCGACAGCTCCTCTACGCGCTGATGCTGCCCTCGGGCTGTGACGCGGCCTACGCCCTCGCAGAGGCATACGGGCCCGGCCAGGACGGCTTCATCGCGCGAATGAACGATATCGCGCGTCAGATGGGGCTGGCGGGAACACATTTCACCGATCCCAGCGGACTGCCCATCCCCACCGACCACTCCAACCACTCCACACCGGCGGACCTGGTGACCCTCGGCCTGCGCGCGATGCGCCAGCCGGTGTTCCGCGAGATCGTCAGCGCGCAGACCCATCACGTGCCCGCGGGCCCGAGCAACCGTGAACACTTCTGGCGGACCACGAACCGGCTGCTGCGCGACTATCCCGGCACCATCGGCATCAAAACCGGATGGACCGACGCTGCGGGGACCTGTCTGCTGTTCGAGACGGTCCGGGCGGGAATACCGCTGATCGGTGTGGTCCTGCACAGCTCACCGCACAGCGACGTCATCGCGAAGGACGATGCCGAGCGAATGCTGAACTGGGCCTACGACCCGGTCCTGAGCGTGCTGCCGATCCGTTAG
- a CDS encoding PQQ-binding-like beta-propeller repeat protein, with the protein MAWPPGVRNLVLAAVAAVVTSAGAVAVLLHPEDGTRKITGTVDAAPGLAWSIDAAAIDGRASAEFRDPVAGTEYDMDTPGFVDAGDTVVTVIGVADDGMVRDPVMYGIDAATGATRWRAPAAELGGCADTPVDGDIICFTSPMADVPALVGYDVASGAITRTPTDWLVFALAAADDRVYVAEGDVESDDVRVHAGTLADPDAYWTRAFAMGTLWEDLPSDALDVSHGQGVFALGADIAGFELRGGDPAWTAGLHGCSRVTRTFDALVLHDHTGCAGYSPAGAEIFDRTGRTLVATEGEGVHDLTIDRPADATIPVLLADVAYDRRDGTIRWTNPDLVQTGPDRDGSGANRGTATAVLGDVALLHDPATLTATGLDLRTGQRLWRTNTERFGAVHGWDGHVAVLTDATGLWAVEPRTGEIAWDIPFLAIDADPDAITGGGELSTKGNGRYIYAAPRTIIGLRPIDD; encoded by the coding sequence ATGGCGTGGCCGCCCGGCGTTCGCAATCTGGTGCTGGCCGCGGTGGCCGCCGTCGTGACGAGCGCGGGCGCGGTCGCGGTGCTGCTGCACCCCGAGGATGGCACCCGCAAGATCACCGGAACCGTCGACGCCGCACCGGGTCTGGCATGGTCGATCGACGCGGCGGCCATCGACGGGCGAGCGTCCGCGGAGTTCCGCGATCCGGTTGCTGGCACCGAATACGACATGGACACACCGGGTTTCGTCGACGCCGGAGACACCGTCGTGACCGTGATCGGCGTCGCGGACGACGGCATGGTGCGCGACCCGGTGATGTACGGCATCGACGCCGCGACGGGCGCGACGCGCTGGCGGGCGCCCGCGGCCGAACTCGGCGGATGCGCGGACACTCCGGTCGACGGCGACATCATCTGCTTCACGTCCCCGATGGCAGATGTGCCTGCCCTGGTCGGCTACGACGTGGCCAGCGGAGCGATCACCCGAACACCCACCGATTGGCTCGTCTTCGCGCTCGCGGCGGCCGACGATCGCGTCTACGTCGCGGAAGGAGATGTCGAGTCCGACGACGTTCGGGTACACGCCGGAACGCTCGCGGACCCCGACGCCTACTGGACGCGCGCGTTCGCGATGGGCACGTTGTGGGAGGACCTCCCCTCCGACGCGCTGGACGTCTCGCACGGGCAGGGTGTGTTCGCCCTCGGCGCCGACATCGCCGGTTTCGAGCTGCGCGGCGGCGATCCGGCATGGACCGCCGGACTGCACGGATGTTCTCGCGTCACACGGACTTTCGACGCCCTCGTCCTGCACGACCACACCGGGTGTGCCGGGTATTCGCCGGCCGGCGCCGAGATCTTCGACCGCACCGGACGCACGCTCGTCGCGACCGAAGGCGAGGGCGTGCACGATCTGACGATCGACAGACCCGCGGACGCGACGATTCCCGTCCTGCTGGCCGACGTCGCCTACGACCGCCGCGACGGAACAATCCGGTGGACCAACCCCGACCTCGTGCAGACCGGCCCCGACCGCGACGGCAGCGGCGCGAACCGAGGCACCGCGACGGCCGTGCTCGGTGACGTCGCTCTGCTCCACGATCCCGCGACCCTGACCGCGACCGGGCTCGATCTCCGCACCGGGCAACGGCTTTGGCGTACGAACACCGAACGCTTCGGCGCGGTGCACGGCTGGGACGGTCACGTCGCCGTCCTCACCGACGCCACCGGCCTGTGGGCTGTCGAGCCACGCACCGGCGAAATCGCCTGGGACATACCGTTCCTCGCGATCGACGCCGATCCGGACGCCATCACCGGTGGGGGCGAGCTCAGCACGAAGGGCAACGGTCGCTACATCTACGCCGCTCCACGCACGATCATCGGCCTTCGTCCGATCGACGACTAG
- a CDS encoding GMC family oxidoreductase — protein sequence MAAGQLSADYVIVGSGSAGAVIANRLSEDSGTQVVVLEAGPPDKDKFAHIPAAFAKLFRSELDWDYLTEPQPQLDNRQVYWPRGRMYGGSSSMNAMMWVRGFRADYDEWALLAGEEWGFAAAVEQFRRIENVEDAQYPDEGTAGPLYVSHQRSPRSSTAAFLTAAQESGFTVEAPNRPQPDGFSQTMVTQRAGRRWSTADAYLRPALRRDNLTVHSEALATRVIFEGKRAVGVEYRQNGETRTVTARREVVLCGGAINSPQLLMLSGIGDADELTRHGIEVVEHAPEVGSNLQDHLVAGIGYGVAEDSLFGADKKPRQLIDYLLRHRGMLTSNVGEAYGFVRSKPELELPDLELVYAPAPFYYEGLVDPTEHGVILATVLLRPHSRGRIALASADPTAKPVIDPRYLSDSAGADRAALLAGLRTCAKIADAPAMKAVLGSLIYPPNAPDELEATLELAINGYSHTLYHPVGTCRMGTDPASVVTPRLEVRGVQGLRVADASVMPLLIRGHTHAPSVFVGEQAAKFLREA from the coding sequence GTGGCAGCAGGGCAGCTCTCGGCCGACTACGTGATCGTCGGATCGGGCTCGGCGGGCGCGGTGATCGCCAACCGGCTCAGCGAGGATTCCGGGACCCAGGTGGTGGTGCTGGAGGCGGGCCCGCCGGACAAGGACAAGTTCGCCCATATTCCGGCGGCGTTCGCGAAACTGTTTCGCTCCGAGCTCGATTGGGACTACCTGACCGAGCCGCAGCCGCAACTCGACAACCGGCAGGTGTACTGGCCGCGCGGCCGGATGTACGGCGGCTCGTCGTCGATGAACGCCATGATGTGGGTGCGCGGCTTCCGCGCCGACTACGACGAGTGGGCACTGCTGGCCGGCGAGGAGTGGGGATTCGCCGCGGCGGTCGAACAGTTCCGCCGGATCGAGAACGTGGAGGACGCCCAGTACCCCGACGAGGGCACGGCCGGACCGCTGTACGTCTCGCACCAGCGCAGCCCGCGCTCCTCCACCGCGGCGTTCCTGACGGCGGCGCAGGAGTCGGGCTTCACCGTCGAGGCGCCGAACCGCCCGCAGCCCGACGGCTTCAGCCAGACCATGGTGACCCAGCGCGCGGGCAGGCGTTGGAGCACCGCCGACGCCTACCTGCGCCCCGCGCTCCGCCGGGACAACCTCACCGTGCACAGCGAAGCCCTCGCCACTCGCGTGATCTTCGAGGGCAAGCGCGCGGTCGGCGTGGAATACCGCCAGAACGGCGAGACCCGCACCGTCACCGCGCGCCGCGAGGTGGTGTTGTGCGGCGGGGCAATCAACAGTCCGCAGCTGCTCATGCTCTCCGGCATCGGTGACGCCGACGAACTGACCCGGCACGGGATCGAGGTGGTGGAGCACGCGCCCGAGGTCGGGTCCAATCTGCAGGACCACCTGGTCGCGGGCATCGGCTACGGGGTCGCCGAGGATTCGCTGTTCGGCGCCGACAAGAAGCCGCGGCAGCTGATCGACTACCTGCTGCGCCACCGCGGCATGCTCACCTCCAACGTCGGCGAGGCCTACGGCTTCGTCCGGTCCAAGCCGGAACTGGAACTGCCGGATCTGGAGCTGGTCTACGCGCCCGCACCGTTCTACTACGAGGGCTTGGTCGATCCGACCGAACACGGCGTCATCCTGGCTACCGTGCTGCTGCGCCCGCACAGCCGCGGGCGGATCGCGCTCGCATCGGCCGATCCGACCGCCAAGCCGGTCATCGATCCCCGCTACCTGTCCGACTCCGCGGGCGCCGACCGCGCCGCCCTGCTCGCGGGCCTGCGCACCTGCGCGAAGATCGCCGACGCGCCCGCGATGAAGGCGGTGCTCGGCAGCCTCATCTATCCGCCGAACGCGCCGGACGAACTCGAGGCCACCCTCGAACTGGCGATCAACGGCTACTCGCACACCCTCTACCACCCCGTCGGCACCTGCCGAATGGGCACCGACCCGGCCAGCGTGGTCACACCGCGGCTGGAAGTTCGTGGCGTGCAAGGGCTTCGGGTCGCCGACGCGTCGGTGATGCCGCTGCTGATCCGCGGCCACACGCACGCGCCGAGCGTGTTCGTCGGCGAGCAGGCCGCCAAGTTCCTGCGGGAGGCCTGA
- a CDS encoding HAD-IIIC family phosphatase, whose translation MRPALRCLVWELDNTMWDGVVCDATSSAPRPAALRTLRTLSDRGIWHAVASRSDRNLTLDRLYRHGLYEMFSALEIGWGRKSASIVQIARTLGLSLDTIAFVDDEPVERAEVSRALPQVRCYAARNIDVLTALPDFKPVLGTGPTPTPPLGFDRVPVF comes from the coding sequence ATGAGACCGGCTCTGAGATGTCTTGTCTGGGAACTGGACAACACCATGTGGGACGGCGTCGTGTGCGACGCGACCAGCTCCGCGCCGAGGCCCGCGGCCCTGCGCACGTTGCGGACGTTGAGCGACCGCGGCATCTGGCACGCCGTCGCGAGCCGCAGCGATCGCAACCTCACGCTGGACCGGCTGTACCGGCACGGACTCTACGAGATGTTCTCGGCGCTGGAGATCGGCTGGGGCCGCAAATCCGCCAGCATCGTGCAGATCGCCCGAACCCTCGGCCTGAGCTTGGACACCATCGCGTTCGTCGACGACGAGCCGGTGGAGCGGGCCGAAGTGTCCCGCGCGTTGCCGCAAGTGCGCTGCTACGCGGCCCGCAACATCGACGTACTGACCGCGCTGCCCGACTTCAAGCCGGTGCTCGGCACCGGCCCGACCCCCACGCCGCCGCTCGGCTTCGACCGCGTGCCCGTCTTCTAG
- a CDS encoding PucR family transcriptional regulator, translating to MTVDSGARPSLTLSGRPMSSPLQDVRSLSRQMVGHFVENVVPCGTLPGDAISGDVTTITRLCLEFAVSMLDGQDIPAKLQRLQDAAAGWAREGVPIDTIHHSIHEGFKIGLDLVVSNATIKDYGNLVDGAKMVVEMLDQITSAISMAYVRELRAVVSEHHTAVHTLTSALLGGHSTSTMARECGIAIASSYAVIAVAIPQHRDERNPAVDGQVVARRKLRRVQAELATRCGNTALSLLSVDGGTILIPSGALDKGQLDALITELSRSAQVGITATMVEATPEQIPNAADQAHELLDMVQRLQAVAGLYRFDELALEYQLTRPGPGREYLGSLLDPLDEHPELLETLQRHIANNLNRQRTARVLHVHTNTVDYRLKRIGQLTGFDPSQPSGLWYLRSALVARTYRTA from the coding sequence ATGACCGTCGACAGTGGGGCCAGACCGAGCTTGACTTTGTCCGGCCGACCGATGTCTTCGCCGTTGCAGGACGTCCGGAGCCTATCGCGCCAGATGGTCGGGCATTTCGTCGAGAACGTGGTTCCCTGCGGCACCTTACCCGGCGACGCCATCAGCGGCGACGTCACGACCATCACCCGGCTCTGCCTCGAGTTCGCCGTGAGCATGCTCGACGGACAGGACATTCCCGCCAAATTGCAGCGACTGCAGGACGCCGCGGCGGGCTGGGCGCGCGAGGGCGTGCCGATCGACACGATCCACCACTCGATTCACGAGGGCTTCAAGATCGGCCTGGATCTGGTGGTCTCCAACGCCACCATCAAGGATTACGGCAACCTCGTCGACGGCGCAAAGATGGTCGTGGAAATGCTCGACCAGATCACCTCGGCGATCTCGATGGCCTATGTGCGCGAGCTGCGCGCGGTGGTCAGCGAGCACCACACCGCCGTGCACACCCTCACCTCCGCGCTGCTCGGCGGGCACAGCACCTCCACGATGGCGCGCGAATGCGGCATCGCCATCGCCTCGTCCTACGCGGTGATCGCGGTCGCCATCCCCCAGCATCGCGACGAACGCAATCCGGCCGTGGACGGTCAGGTCGTGGCCAGACGCAAGCTGCGCCGGGTGCAGGCCGAGCTGGCCACCCGGTGCGGCAACACCGCGCTGTCCTTGCTCAGCGTGGACGGCGGCACCATTCTGATTCCGTCCGGCGCGCTCGACAAAGGGCAGCTGGACGCGCTGATCACCGAGCTGTCGCGGTCCGCGCAGGTAGGCATCACCGCGACCATGGTCGAGGCCACCCCCGAGCAGATACCCAACGCCGCCGACCAAGCGCACGAACTGCTCGACATGGTGCAGCGCCTCCAGGCGGTGGCCGGGCTCTACCGGTTCGACGAGCTGGCGCTCGAATACCAGCTGACCCGTCCCGGGCCCGGCCGCGAATATCTTGGATCGCTGCTCGACCCGCTCGACGAGCACCCGGAACTGCTGGAGACATTGCAGCGGCACATCGCCAACAACCTCAACCGGCAGCGCACCGCCCGCGTGCTGCACGTGCACACGAACACCGTCGACTACCGGCTCAAACGAATCGGCCAGCTGACCGGCTTCGACCCGTCGCAGCCCTCCGGGCTCTGGTATCTCCGTTCCGCGCTGGTAGCGCGCACCTACCGCACGGCGTGA
- a CDS encoding HAD family acid phosphatase has product MRRSVAGIALGITITVAAPLSAAQADTGSSSLSGGSGSSSLSGGSGSSSLSGGGGLPPYAQWITEVQTVAAQARDYLAGRLPGATRPAIVLDIDNTSLETQYNPGPITPAIAPILELAKWAESQGAAIIFVTGRPALTNLYTQTNLTAVGYPVDGLYGSPLTTLSAGSAGLEQYKTNARIDIEGDGYTIVANIGNSPSDLAGGHAERTFKLPDYDGKLS; this is encoded by the coding sequence ATGAGACGCTCTGTTGCAGGCATCGCCCTCGGCATCACCATCACCGTCGCCGCCCCACTGTCCGCCGCGCAGGCCGACACCGGCTCGTCCTCATTGTCGGGGGGCTCCGGCTCGTCCTCGCTGTCGGGCGGTTCCGGTTCCTCCTCGCTCTCCGGTGGCGGCGGGCTTCCCCCGTACGCGCAGTGGATCACCGAGGTGCAGACGGTCGCCGCGCAGGCGCGGGACTACCTGGCCGGACGGCTGCCCGGCGCCACGCGACCGGCCATCGTCCTCGACATCGACAACACCTCGCTGGAAACGCAATACAACCCCGGCCCGATCACCCCGGCCATCGCGCCCATCCTCGAACTCGCCAAGTGGGCGGAATCGCAGGGAGCGGCAATCATTTTCGTCACCGGCCGGCCCGCGCTCACGAACCTCTACACCCAGACCAACCTGACCGCCGTCGGATACCCGGTGGACGGGCTCTACGGCAGTCCCCTCACCACCCTGTCCGCGGGCTCGGCCGGATTGGAGCAGTACAAGACCAACGCCCGCATCGACATCGAGGGCGACGGCTACACCATCGTCGCCAATATCGGCAACAGCCCATCGGATCTCGCGGGCGGGCACGCCGAGCGGACGTTCAAGCTGCCGGATTACGACGGCAAGTTGTCCTGA
- a CDS encoding DUF4189 domain-containing protein, producing MKFMGKAVVAVAAVGFAAGSVIGAGTANAGGLYGAIAFSAEEWSYGTGIDAPSREEAIEEALAWCGWDGASDCVVFVDWSDGCGALVYSDDAVGSGAGPTRSDALFAAYTSLAQYYPPAMLANVGSADKSGAEISEVLCTANAY from the coding sequence ATGAAGTTCATGGGTAAGGCCGTCGTCGCCGTCGCGGCGGTGGGTTTCGCGGCCGGGTCGGTGATCGGCGCCGGTACCGCGAATGCGGGCGGTCTGTACGGGGCGATCGCGTTCAGCGCCGAGGAGTGGAGCTACGGCACCGGTATCGATGCTCCCAGCCGCGAAGAGGCCATCGAGGAGGCGCTCGCCTGGTGCGGTTGGGACGGCGCCTCCGACTGCGTCGTCTTCGTGGACTGGTCGGACGGCTGCGGCGCGCTTGTCTACAGCGACGACGCGGTCGGCAGCGGCGCGGGTCCGACCCGCTCGGACGCGCTGTTCGCCGCCTACACCAGCCTGGCCCAGTACTACCCGCCCGCGATGCTGGCCAATGTCGGTTCCGCGGACAAGTCGGGGGCGGAGATCAGCGAGGTGCTCTGCACCGCAAACGCGTACTGA
- a CDS encoding M20 family metallopeptidase, producing the protein MTQVPETELVALVTELVATGQPWCENSLDGPARPPEEERIARPLAARLSDWGFAVELAGRSPRRPNVVAVKRFGPGPTLVLNDHLDTYPAGPPSRWPICEGEPYAAVVAEGRIYGRGTSDTRANLAALLLAARRVLDDPPSRGTLAVVLTVDEERNGGDGSCYLLDDYGLRADASITVEPTAWQDDSGGGIALAVANTGHALFDITAHGTASHIWRPDTGVNPAAFLSQALAAIVTEPVGDWPISIVGLEAGEAGMAQFTPLRARARVAAVNVGPGVAAGELLTAFHARLAALAPAGITVEVEYVPGPTFVPGSVAVPADDPVVRAIGDAYRTVTGKPVRHYVKPAFNDTIRFRHAGISAVTFGPGDDGWAVYDESISVDKTLLAVDVLERAVRGYFAIAAPDVGAVATAEADAVG; encoded by the coding sequence ATGACGCAGGTGCCGGAGACGGAACTCGTAGCGCTGGTCACCGAACTGGTGGCGACCGGTCAACCGTGGTGCGAGAACAGTCTGGACGGGCCCGCGCGTCCGCCGGAGGAAGAACGCATCGCGCGTCCGCTGGCGGCCCGGCTGAGCGACTGGGGTTTCGCGGTGGAATTGGCGGGCCGGTCACCGCGGCGGCCGAATGTCGTCGCCGTCAAACGGTTCGGGCCGGGACCGACGCTCGTGCTCAACGACCACCTCGACACCTATCCGGCCGGACCGCCGAGCCGCTGGCCGATCTGCGAAGGCGAACCGTACGCGGCGGTGGTCGCCGAAGGCAGGATCTACGGTCGCGGTACGTCGGACACCCGCGCGAACCTCGCCGCATTGCTGCTCGCCGCGCGGCGCGTGCTCGACGACCCGCCCAGCCGCGGCACCCTCGCCGTGGTGCTGACCGTCGACGAGGAACGCAACGGCGGCGACGGCTCGTGCTACCTCCTCGACGACTACGGACTGCGCGCCGACGCCTCGATCACCGTGGAACCGACCGCGTGGCAGGACGATTCGGGCGGCGGCATCGCGCTCGCCGTCGCCAACACCGGGCACGCGCTGTTCGACATCACCGCCCACGGCACCGCCAGCCACATCTGGCGGCCCGATACCGGCGTCAACCCGGCCGCGTTCCTGAGCCAGGCGCTCGCGGCGATCGTCACCGAACCGGTCGGGGACTGGCCCATCTCGATCGTCGGGCTGGAGGCAGGCGAAGCGGGCATGGCCCAGTTCACGCCGCTCCGCGCGCGAGCGAGGGTGGCGGCGGTGAACGTCGGCCCCGGTGTCGCGGCGGGGGAGCTGCTCACGGCCTTCCACGCTCGGCTGGCCGCGCTGGCGCCCGCTGGTATCACCGTCGAGGTCGAGTACGTGCCAGGGCCGACCTTCGTGCCGGGCAGCGTCGCGGTGCCCGCCGACGACCCGGTGGTGCGCGCGATCGGCGACGCTTACCGGACCGTCACCGGAAAGCCGGTGCGGCACTACGTGAAACCAGCGTTCAACGACACGATCCGCTTCCGGCACGCGGGGATCTCCGCCGTCACCTTCGGGCCAGGTGACGACGGATGGGCGGTCTACGACGAGAGCATTTCGGTGGACAAGACGCTGCTCGCGGTCGATGTGCTCGAACGGGCCGTGCGGGGTTACTTCGCCATCGCTGCTCCGGACGTCGGCGCGGTAGCCACGGCCGAGGCGGACGCTGTCGGATGA